In Methanoregula sp., a single genomic region encodes these proteins:
- the hisE gene encoding phosphoribosyl-ATP diphosphatase, with the protein MSRTVDPRVIAEIWAVICERADNPKPGSYTTSLLTDPKGIDKVLEKVGEESTEFILAIKNGVNERTVEETADLLFHILVALRAAGIDLNEVMKELEHRRK; encoded by the coding sequence ATGAGCCGCACGGTAGATCCCCGGGTCATAGCAGAGATATGGGCGGTGATCTGCGAGCGGGCAGACAATCCCAAACCGGGATCCTACACCACCAGCCTGCTGACCGATCCCAAAGGCATCGACAAGGTTTTAGAGAAAGTGGGTGAGGAGTCCACCGAGTTCATCCTTGCAATCAAGAACGGCGTGAACGAACGCACGGTGGAAGAGACGGCAGATCTCCTGTTCCATATTCTCGTTGCACTCCGGGCAGCAGGAATCGACCTGAACGAAGTGATGAAAGAGCTCGAACACCGGCGCAAATAA